The DNA sequence CAGCCAGCCGAGGAAGTGCTCCACCTGCGCCTGCGGCCGCACCAGGGTGCCCGGCCGGTCGAGGCTGACCACGCCGAAGCCGCCGCTCGGGCTCAGGTCGGGGTAGAAGGACTCGTCGGTGCCCCAGCTGTCGTGCGCCCACCAGTTCAGCGCCAGCTTGGTGCCGTCGGTCGACCAGGCGTTCTGCGCGGTGATCCCGTAGTTCTCGGGCACGGGCACCTGCTCGATGCGCTGCCCGTCCCGGCCCAGCAGCCAGGTCTGCGACCGCGACTGCACCGCCATGCGCTGCCCGTCCGGGGCGAACGACACGGCCGCGACGGGGCTGGTGTCGGTGGCGGTGGTCTGCCCGGTGCGCAGGTTCAGCAGCATGAGGGTGCTGTGGTTGGAGGCGTACTGCTGGAGCACCCCGCTGACGCGGTTGTTGAGGTCGCCTTCCAGCGGCTTGGCGTCCGACAGCGAGTAGGCCAGGATGTCGCCGTCCGGGGACAGGGCCAGCGGGATGACCCCGCCGGAGCGGCCCAGCGGCACCTCGTGCGGGTCGCCGGTCGCCAGGTCGACGACCGTGACCGCCGACGTCACGCGGGTGTCGTCGCCGAGCACGATGAAGCGCCCGTCGGGCGACAGCAGCCACATGCCGGAGGTGTCGCGGGCGGCGTCGACCTGCCGGTAGACGTCGCCGTCGGCGCCGAGCACCAGCGTCTGGTAGGTGTTGAACAGCTCGCTGTTGCCGTAGCCGTACAGCATCAGGGCCCGGCCGGGTGGGGACTGGCTGACCAGGCCGGTCAGCGGCGAGTAGCCGGCGATCTCGTCGGGCAGGCCCGCCGGGCCCACGGCAGGCTCGACCGGCGGCGTGAACCCGCCCGGCACGAACGCCACCGCGGTGCCGCCGAGCAGCAGCACCACGATCGCGGTGAGCGCGGCGGTGACGCGGCGGCGGCGCCGGTCGCGGCGGGCGGCGCCGAGCACCTGCTCCAGGTGCCCGGGCGGCAGCGGCGGCTCGGCGGCGGACGGGGCGGCGGCGAACAGCGCCGCGATCTGCTGGTCGCTCATTTGCTGCCTCCCACGTAATCGGGCATGAGCCGCCGCAGGGCGGCGATGGCGTACGCGGACTGGCTCTTGACCGTGCCGGTCGAGCAGCCCAGGGCGCTGGCGGTCTCGGCCACGTCGAGGCCCTCCCAGTAGCGCAGCACCAGTACGGCCCGCTGGCCGGGGGCGAGGCGGGCCAGGGCCGCCATCAGGTCGAGCCGGCCGTCGACCCCGTCGGGCGGGGCGGGTTGCTCGGGTGGTTCGGCGTAGGCGCGCACGACCCGGCTCCACCAGGACTGGCGCTGCTGGAGGTAGACGTTGACCAGGACCCGGCGTACGTAGGCGTCGGGTGAATCGGCGGCTGCGACGCGCTCCCAGTGCCGGTACAGGCGTACCAGCGCGGTCTGGAGCAGGTCGTGCGCCTCGTCCCAGCTGCCGCACAGCCGGTACGCGGTACGCCGCAGCTCCAGGGCGCGGCCCTGCGCGTACTCGGTGAAGGCGCGTTCTCGGTCGGCCCGCATGTGACTCCTCTTTGCTCGTCCTCCCTTCGATCGGGGCACCGCGGCGTCCGGTTGTGCCGCCGGCCGGACTTTTTACGCCGGGTACGGCCTGCGGTGGTAGCTCGGCCCGGCCGGATCGCCCGCCTCGCCCCGGTAGATCCCGTGGCGCAGCTCCGACTCCCAGCCGCCGTACTCGGGCATGCCCAGCTCGCGGGCGACGGCGAGTTCGGCTTCGGCGTCGTAGGGCACGCGCACGAACTGGATCGAGAACGGGGCCTCGGCCTCGGAGCCGAAGGCGCCTTCGAGGATGACGTACACCGGGGTGGGGTCGTCCATGCTGTTGCCGACGCTGCCGGTGTTGAACACGGTGCGCCGCCAGCGGTCGACCTCGTAGTACGGGTCGTGGGTGTCGCCGTAGCCGACCACGGTCGGCGGCGGCCCGTCGCCGGTGGCGGGGGTGTTGTCGAACAGCGACAGGAACTGGGCCTCGTCGTGGTCGAACCGGATCCGCGTGTGCACCGACGTCGACGAGGCGTGGAACAGCCGCACCCGCCGCCCGCTCATGGTGAAGTCGTGGCTGAACGGCAGCGCCCGCAGCCACTCACCCTGGCCGGGTGCGAGCTGGGCCAGCCACCAGGCCAGGGCCGGGGAGTCGAACGTGCGGGCCGGGTCGGGCAGGGCGTCGTCCCAGTTGCCGAGGATGTTGACCTCGCACCGCTGCCGGCAGAGGTCGATCACCTCGCGGCCGCGCGGGCCCTTGCCGACGTAGTCGCCGAGGTTGAAGATCCGGGTGATGCCGCGGGCGTCGATGTCGTCGAGCACCGCCTCCAGCGCCGTCAGGTTGCCGTGCACGTCGGAGATCAGCGCGATGCGGTCCAGTGGTCTGCGCATCGGCCACACGCTAGTCGGCCCGGGCGGCGGTCGCTGTCCCGCCGCCCGGACCGGTGACGCCTACAACCCCGGGTAGAGCGGGTGCGCGGCGGCGAGCTTGGCGACCCGGTCGCGCAGCAGCCGCGCGGTCTGCTCGCCGTACGACGGCAGCAGCGCCTGCGCCACGATGTCGGCGACCTCGGCGAAGTCCGGCTCGGTGAACCCGCGCGCGGCCAGCGCCGCCGTGCCGATCCGCAGGCCGGAGGTGACCATCGGCGGCCGGGGGTCGCCCGGCACGGCGTTGCGGTTGACGGTGATGCCGACCTCGTGCAGCCGGTCCTCGGCCTGGCGCCCGTCCAGCGGGCAGCGGCGCAGGTCGACCAGCACCAGGTGCACGTCGGTGCCGCCGGTCAGCACCTCGACCCCGGCCGCGGCGACGTCGGCGGCGGCCAGCCGCGCCGCCAGCAGCCGCGCCCCGGCCACGGTGCGCCGCTGCCGGTCGGCGAACTCCGGCTGCGCGGCCATCTTGAACGCGACCGCCTTGGCCGCGATCACGTGCTCCAGCGGTCCGCCCTGCTGGCCGGGGAAGACCGCGCTGTCGACCTTGCGCGCCACGTCCTCGCGGTCGGTCAGCACGACGCCGCCGCGCGGGCCGCCCAGCGTCTTGTGGGTCGTGGTCGTGACCACGTCGGCGTACGGGACCGGATTGGGGTGCAGACCCGCCGCGACCAGCCCGGCGAAGTGCGCCATGTCCACCATCAGCCGCGCCCCGACCGCGTCGGCGATCCGCCGGAACGCGGCGAAGTCCAGGTGGCGGGGGTACGCCGACCAGCCGGCGATCAGCAGCGCGGGCCGGTGCTCGTGCGCCAGCCGCTCGACCTCGGCCAGGTCGACCAGGCCGTCGTCCTCACGGACCCGGTAGCCGACCGCGCGGTACAGCTTGCCGGAGAAGTTGATCCGCATGCCGTGGGTCAGGTGCCCGCCGTGGGCCAGGTCCAGGCCCAGGATCGTGTCCCCGGGCTGGATCAGCGCCATCATCGCCGCGGCGTTGGCCTGCGCGCCCGAGTGCGGCTGCACATTGGCGTACGCCGCCCCGAACAGCGCCTTGACCCGCTCGACCGCGAGCCGCTCGACCACGTCGACGTGCTCGCAGCCGCCGTAGTAGCGCCGCCCCGGATAGCCCTCGGCGTACTTGTTGGTCAGCACCGAACCCTGGGCCTGAAGCACCGCCAGCGGCGCGAAGTTCTCGCTGGCGATCATCTCCAGGGTGTCGCGCTGGCGGTCCAGTTCAGCGCGCAGCGCGGCGTGCACCTCGGGGTCGAACTCAGCCAGCGGCCGGTCCAGCACGCTCATGCCGCCTCCCCCGTCAGGGCCGCGTACGCGGCGGCGTCGAGCAGGTCCGGCGCCGTGGCCAGGCGCAGCCGGAACAGCCAGCCCTGCCCGTACGGGTCGGTGTTCAGCAGACCCGGGTCGGCCGCCACCGCCTCGTTGACCGCGACGACCTCGCCGTCGGCGGGGGCATACAGCTCACTCACGGACTTGGTCGACTCCACCTCGCCGCACGGCTCCCCTGCCGCCACGAGCTGCCCCGGCCTGGGCAGCTCGACGTAGACGACGTCGCCGAGCGCGTCGGCCGCGAACGCGGTGATGCCGACCGTGGCCGTGTCGCCGTCGGCGGCCAGCCACTCGTGCTCGCGGGTGTACTTCAGCTGCTGCGGGATGCTCATCGGCGGCCTTCCTGGGTGCGGCGGTAGAACGGCAGCTCCACGACCGTGACGGTCTCGTGGCTGCCGCGGATGTCGGCGGTGAGCACGGTGCCTACCGCGCAGCGGTCGGCGGCGACGTACGCCAGGGCGATCGGGCGGCCCAGGGTCGGCGACGGGGCGCCGCTGGTGACGGTGCCGACGCGGGCACCGGTGTCCGGGTCGAGCACGGCGTAGCCGGGGCGCGGGGCGCGCCGCCCGCCCGACACCAGCCCGACCAGCACGTCGGCGGCCTGCTCGCGGCGGGCGGCCAGCGCCTCGCGGCCGACGAAGCCGGGCTTGTCGTGCGCCACCACCCGGCCCAGCCCCGCCTGGTACGGGCTGACCTCGGCGGTCAGCTCGTGGCCGTACAGCGGCATGCCCGCCTCCAGCCGCAGCGTGTCCCGGCAGGCCAGCCCGGCCGGGACCAGGCCGTGCCCGGCGCCCGCGGCGGTGACCGCGGTCCAGATCGCGGCCGCGTCGGCGGGCGCGCAGTAGATCTCGAACCCGTCCTCGCCGGTGTACCCGGTGCGGGCCAGCAGCACCGGCCGCCCCGCCAGCCACGCCACGTCGACGGCGTAGTAGCGCAGCGACGGCAGGTCCGCACCGGTCAGCGGCGCCAGGATCGCGGCCGCGCGCGGGCCCTGCACCGCGATCAGCGCCCACCGGTCCGACACGTCGGCCACGTCGGCCCCGAACCCGGCGGTCCGCGCCACCAGCTCGGCGAGCACCGCCGCGGTGTTGGCCGCGTTGGCGACCACCAGGTAGCGCTGCGGTTCCAGCCGGTAGACGACCAGGTCGTCGAGCACGCCGCCGTCGGGCGCGCACAGCATCGTGTACCGGGCCCGGCCCGGCTGGACCGCCGACAGGCGGCCCACCAGCGCGTAGTCGAGGAAGGCCGCCGCGTCGGCGCCGGTGACCTCCAGCTGGCCCATGTGGCTCAGGTCGAACAGGCCGGCGCTGCTGCGCACGGCGTGGTGCTCGGCGAGCTCGCTGCCGTAGCGCAGCGGCATCGTCCAGCCCGCGAACGCGGTCAGCACGGCACCGAGCGCCACGTGGACCTCGTGCAGCGGGGTGGTTCTGAGGGCGGGTTCGGGCCCGGCCGTGCCGTCGTCAGGGCAGGCACGGGCAGCGGGCGGCGCGGTAGCGCTCACGGGAGGCTCCCTGGTCCGGGCACCGCACAGGCGGCACCGTGGGTGGTGGGCCTCCCCCTCTGTCATCGCTGCCTGAGAGCTTCGCCGTCGCGTGGACGGCTTGCACCGTGGGCGCGGGACCGTCGGGTCCCGACTTTCCAGAGTTCGCCTAGCCGCGGCGGTACATGGGCCTGAGAGATTCCGGGGAGAGTTGCTCCTTCGGCGTCCCGGTGGTGCCGGGACTCTCCCGCCGCGAGTCGTTCGGCGAGATATTCAGTTGTACGCCGCGTACCGTATGCGCCGCCGCCGCACCCGTCAAGAACACAACGGACGTCACGGTATGGCGGCCGGTCGCGGCTGCCCGGCGGGGAAGCGCGCGGTCCGGTGGACGCGGCGGGCGGCGTACCCGATGACGCCGAGCGCGACCAGCGCGAAGACGATGTGGGTGACCAGGTTGACCGTGGCCTGGCCGCCCTGCACCGGCAGCTGGAAGAACGCGTGCCAGGCGTACGTGAGCAGCGCCGCCGCCGCCAGCGCGAACCGGTGCCAGGCGCCCCACGAATCGCGCGCCGACCAGCGCCGCACCAGCCAGCCCAACACGGCCAGGTCCACGGCCACCACCGCCACGCCCACCCAGGTGGGCAGCAGCTCGGCTCCGAACAGGACCAGCCCCGCGCCGATCGCGGCGGCGAACACCGCCCGCGGACCAGGCACCGCGCCCGTGGCCGGCCGGACCCGGCGCGGGACCGCGAACGCGGCGACGACCAGCGCGACCGCGACCAACGCCGCGGCGGCCAGCTGCGCGGCCGAAGCCATGAACTGACCATCGGCGTACGAGAACGAGAAGATCGCCACACACCCGGCCGCGAACACCGCGATCGACGCGGCGAACCCGGGCCCCCGCAGCCACGGCTGGTCCCGCCGGTCCCCCGCCGCCTCCTCGACCAGCGAGATCGGGGCGCCGATGCTCCAGATCACATGAATGGCCAGCACGAACAGGGTCCACGGGACCGCGATGCCCAAAGCCGGGACGAACCCCTCGTCGAGCAGGTGCGCCCCGACGTAGTCGGGGTTGTACAGCGACTGGGTCAGCAGCCCCTCCTCGACCACCCCGAACGCGAGCGCCAGCAGCAGGATCGTCGGCCAGCCGCGTCCGGTGCGGCGGGCCAGTTCGCGGATGAACAGTGCGCCGCCGCCGTACATCGTCGACAGCGGCAGGATCAGCAGGATCATCGTGATCGGGAAGTCGCCGAGCAGGAACTCGGCCACGAACGGAGCCAGCAGGTAGAGGGCGATCGCCGGGGCCACGCGCCGCATGGCGTTGTCCTTTCAGCCGTCGAGGTGTCGCCTCCACTGTGGCGCCGTGCGACAAGTCGCGGCAGAGTGGCCGATCCGGAATCCACCGGGACGCATGTCCTGCCGTCAGAGCATACGAACCACCCGGACCGCCACCAGGATCAGCACGATCACGGCGACGCTGCCCCAGGTCAGTGCGGTCGGCGGCACCATCCGGACCCGCGCCGACAGCCCGGCGCCGCGCCCCGGCGCCAGCTCGGCCGCGAAGCCCGGCTCGGCGGCGTGGCGGCGCAGGAAGGCACGGTGGCGCCAGCGCCTGGTGCGCCGGTGCGCCGCCTCGAACAGCCGGTGGTACGCCCGCACCCCCGTGGCGAACACCCGGCCCACCGCGAACACCACGAGCAGGCCCGCGGCGCTGCGCAGCCCGTCGGTGGCCGCCACCGCCCGCACCACCAGGCCCGCGAACAGCAGCACCGAGCTCACCCACACCATCGCGAGGGCGAACTCGCCGCGGCCCGGCCGCCGCCGGACCATCCGCCGCATCGTCGCGGGCAGCCGCCGGTACGACCACACCGCGCCCGCGCCCAGCGCCGCGGCCAGCACCCCGCTCGCGACGCGGTCGACGGTGTTGTCCAGCGTCATCGTGAGCACCAGGACGACCACCCACGCCGCCGCGGCCAGGTCGGCCCAGCGGCCCAGCCAGGCCCGCACCGCCAGCCCCAGGTTGTGCTGCACCACCTTCAGATGCGGGTCGCCCGCCAGCACGTCGATCAGCTGCCGGCCCGCCGCCGAGTAACGCCCCGTCCGCAGCTGCTCCACCGCCAGGTCGTTGCGGGCCGCGACGAAGTCGGGGTCCAGCGCCAGCGCCCGGCCGTAGCAGGCCTGCGCGTTGGGCGAGTCGAACGCGGCCGCGTGCACCCGGCCCAGCGTCAGGTGGGTGTCCGGCTGGTGCGGGGCCAGCACCACCGCCCGCGCCGCGGCCCGGTAGGCGGCCCGCACCCCCGACTCGCTCGGGTAGGCCAGCTCGCAGCTGGCGACGCTGACGTGGCAGGCCCAGTTCCCTGGGGCCAGCCGCACCGCCTCGGCCGCCGCGCCCGCCGCCGCGGCCACCCGGCCGCTGTGGCGCAGCGCCATCGAACGCAGCCGGTGGGCCCAGTCGCTGCCCGGGGCCGCGGCCACCGCGGCGTCGGCCGCCGCGAGCATCGCCGCGTAGTCGCCGCGCTCGAACTCGACCCGCGCCAGCTGGCACAGCGCCTGGTACGAGTCGGGTCGGCGGGCCAGCACCCGCGCCAGCACCTCCCCGGCCGCGTCGTGCCGCCCGACCGACAGCAGCGCCTCGGCCCGGCGCAGGTCGTCCTCGACGTCGTCGCTCACAGCATCCTGCGCTTCTTCAGGTACGCCGCCAGGTCGTCGTAGGTGCCGTCCTCGTTGCCGTACGCCACCACGTTGCGCGACGACGACAGCCACGCCCCCGTGGACGGCCGCACCTCGCGCAGCGCGTGGTCGAAGTCGCCCTGCCGCATCTGGCGCACCTCACCGGAGGTGATCGAGTCGTGCATCGCGTACTCGGCGGCGGTGTCGCACAGGTGCGACAGGTCGGCGCCGGAGTAGTCCTCGGTCGCCGCGACGATCCGCTTGAGGTCGATGCCCTCGATCGGCCGGTCGCGCAGCAGCCGCTGCAGGATCGCGGTCCGGGCCGGGGCGTCGGGCGGCAGCACCAGCACGGTGCGGTCGAACCGGCCCGGCCGCCGCAGCGCCGGGTCCACGTCCCACGGGGCGTTGGTGGCGGCCAGCACGAACACGCCCTCGTTGTCGCCGTCCATGCCGTCGAGCTCGGCCAGCAGCTGGTTCACCAGCGTACGCATCGCCGAGGAGGCCATCTGCGACCGCTTGTGCCCCAGCGCGTCGATCTCGTCGAGGAACACCACGCACGGGGCGTTGCGCCGGGCCGCCTGGAAGATCTCGTGCAGGTTGCGCTCGGAACTGCCGATCCACATGTTCAGCACGTCCACGATGGACAGGTTGATCAGCCGGGCGCCCATCTCCCCGGCCACCGCGCGGGCCAGGAACGTCTTACCGCAGCCGGGCGGCCCGTACAGCAGCAGGCCGCCGCGCAGGCTCTTGCGGTACAGGCTGCGCAGCTCCGGGTTGCGCAGCGGGCCCAGGAACGACAGCTCCAGCCGCTTCTTCACGTCCACCAGGCCGCCGACGTCGGACAGGCGAACCCCGGACTGCTCCACGTCGAACATGCGGTCCTGTTCCCCGGCGACCGGCTCGGCGTCGTCGTCGACGGCATAGCCGGCCGGGACGACCTCGCCGAGGTCGCGCTCCCAGGCCGCCCAGTCGGGCGAAGCGCCGGGCCGCGGTGCCGGGTCTGCCGCGGGCGCCGGGTCGGCCGGAGCTGCCGGGGCTGCCGGGGCGCCGATCGCCGCGGCCATCACCGCGCGGGCGGCCGCGTTCTGCGGGTCGCCGGCCAGCACCGTCGCGGCCTCGCCCACGGCCTCGGCGCCACGTCCCGCGCCGAGGAGCAGCTCAGCCAGGTGCAGCCGGAGCCGGTGGTCGTCGGGCCGGGCGGCCACAGCCGCCCGCAGACTGTCGATCAGCGCGGGGTCGTTCATGACGAGGGATTATGCGCCACCGCGACGATCCTCGCGGCCCTGCCCCGGACGGCCCGCCCCCAGCCCGGCCGGCGGGGACCCGCACGCGGCACCGACCCACTACATTGGATCAACATGAGTCGACGAGATCCGCGGTTGGACGACGCGCACGCGCTGTACGAGGCTTCGATGTTCTACGGCGACGAGCACGCGGTGGACAAGGCGCTGCCCCTGCTCGACCGGGTCGAGGCGGACCTGGCGCTCGCCCGCGGCAAGATCCTGCACGCGAAGTTCCTGCGCGACCGCGACCAGGCCGACCCCGCCGAACTGGAGCTGTTCCTGCGGGCGTCCGAGCTGTACCACCGCTTCGGTGACGAACGCGGCTACGCCGAGGCGATGTTCTGGATCGGGACCTACTACCAGGTGATCGAGCACGACGGCCGGGGCTCGTGGCCGTTCCTGCGCCACGCCGAGAGCCTGGCCGAGGCGGCCGAGGACCGGCTGCTGCTGTCGTACATCGTCCGGCACCTCGGGTTCGTCCACCAGTACGAGGACGGTGACCTCGACCGGGCCCGGCAGCGGTTGGAGCAGTCGGTCGCGCTGCGCCGCGAGGTCGGCCACCAGCCCGGGGTCGCGGCCGGGCTGCTCGCGCTGGCGGAGCTGTCCGGGCAGGCGGGCGACGCCGCCGAGCGGGAGCGGCTGCTGGACGAGGCCGAGCGCACCGCCGCCGAGGCCGAGGCCCACGGCGTGCTGCGCTGGATCGCGGCGGCCCGATCCGGCGCCGACGGCTGACCTGGGCGTCACGCACCCGCTGTCGGATCACGGCGGCACGGCGGGCCGGGCCGCCACGGATGCATACCATCATCGGGAGTCCGGTGTGGACGATTTCCAGGCAGGAGAAGGCGATGCGCGTTCGGCGATGGGTCACGGCCGTGGCGACGTGCTTGGCGGTGCTGGTGCCGACAGGTCCGGTCGCGGCGGCACCGCCGCCGGACCCGGTCAACGGCACCAGCCTCTACCAGTGGTGGAACGCCGCGCGCGGTGACTACTACGCGGCGGGCACCGAAGTGGGCAACCTCAGCGCGGTCCAGAACGGCTACGCCAAGCTGCGGGTCGAGGGCGCTGTCATCACCTCGGACACGGCGGGCACCGTGCCGCTGTACCTGTTCTGGAACCCGTGGCGGCAGGACAACTACACGACGGCGACCCAGGAGGGCATCCAGAGCGCGATCGCGTACGGCTACCAGTACGTCCGCGTCGAGGGCCGCGTCTTCACCACGCAGGTCGCCGCGTCCGTGCCGCTGTACACGTACTGGAACGCGGCCAACGCCGACAACCTGACCGTGGCGAATCCGGCGACGATGAACGAGGCCGTCGCCCGGGGCTACGTCCGGGTGCGGCTGGAGGGCTACGTCTACCCGGCGACCTGATCGCCGCCGGTCACAGCTCCAGGAACGCCGCCAGCGCGCAGACCACCTCGTCGGGGATGTCGTGGCCACCCGGGAAGGGCAGCCAGTCGACCGCGTGCCCGTGCTCGACCAGGAGGGCGCGGGTGCTCTCCCCGGCCGCGAACGGGATCTGGTCGTCGTGCTCGCCGTGCGCCAGCAGGATCCGCGGGCGGGAGCCGCCGGCCAGGTGCCGTTCGGTGTCGGCGAGCAGCACCGCCGACAGCGCCGCGACCCGGTCCACGCCGGAGTCCGGCGCGAGCGCCACGTCGAGGGCGAGCATGCCGCCCTGCGAGAACCCGGCCAGGGCCACCCGGCGTACGTCGTACCGGTGGCGCAGGTCGGTGACCAGTTCCCCCACCCGGGCGCGGGCGGCCTCGACCCCGCGATGGCGCGGGCCGGACGGGGGCGGGGTCCCGTGCCAGGCCCAGCTGGGCCGGTCGTCGCCGTCCAGCGGCCACCACTGGCGGCCGCCGACCGGGCTGGGCTGCGGGGCGTCGGGGACGACCACCATCCGGTCCGGGGCGCTGAGCAGGTCGGCCAGCGCGAGCAGGCCGTCGCGGTCGTCGCCGTACCCGTGCAGCAGGATCAGCGCGGACATCGTCTCGGCGGGGTCGACGGACACGGTCACCAGCCCATGGTGCCGGGCGCGCCCTTGAACGGCCCGGCCAGGTCGGTGGTGATCCAGCCGCCGTAGAAGTCGCCCGGCTGCGCGGTGACCGGCTCGCCGTCGACGGTGCAGCGGTCGAACTTCGACGGGTAGAAGGCGAGCAGCCCGGTCAGCTGCTCGTATCCGGGCGCGGGCTGCTCGTAGGACCAGGCCGCCCGGCGTACGACCTCGTCGTCGACGACCACGTCCCAGTAGGTCGCCGCGCCCTTGAACTCGCAGAACGATCCGTGGTCGACGCGGCGCAGCGGCACCCGGACGTCGCCGGGCGGAACGTAGTAGACCGGCGGGTGGGAGGTCTCCAGCACCCGCACCGCGCCCCGGCTGTCGGCGACCAGGCGCCCCGCGTGGGTCACCACGATGCGCCGCGGGGTGCGCTCCGCCCTGGGCGGGCGCGGGTAGTCCCACACCGATTCGGTCATGGAATCGACGATAGTCGCCGGGGCGGCGCCGCGCGGCGATCGCCCGGGGGCGGGTGACCCCCGGGGCCGGCCGGGCTGAGCCGGTCCCGGGGGCGGAGCGGATCAGCCGACGACCGGGCCGTCACCGCCGTCGCGCTTCCAGCCCGCCTCGATCAGGCCGGTGACGTAGATCCCGCCGGCGCTCATCAAGGTCACCACGTCCAGGTACACCTTCTGGGCGTCCTGGCGCAGGCGGTGGGCCGACCGGTGGTGGTACTGCAGGTGCCGCAGCCAGACGTCGACCAGCCCCTCGGCGACGCTCGTCGGGGTGGCGCCGGGGGCGGCCGTGCACGTCGCGACGAGCAGGCAGTCCGGGTCGCCGGTCCGCCGGACCTCGACGTGCGCGAACAGCTCCGACATGAAGAGGTACGCGTCGAAGTCCATGCTCATGCCCGTGAGGTTGTCGCCGTCGCTGGGCGTGCCGGCCGCCATCAGCCGCCGCTTGTCCTGCTCGAACGTCATCCGACTCCGGCCAGCGACTTCTGGCGGGCGGGCTCGGCCGTGTCGCGCTGGGCGGTCACGGCCGGGCCGAGCGCCCGGACGATGTCCTCCACCCGCGCCTTGGCGTCGCCGAACAGCATCGAGCTGTTGTCGCGGAAGAACAGCGGGTTCTGCACGCCCGCGTACCCGGCCGCCATGGACCGCTTGAAGACGACCACGTGCTCGGCCTCCCACACCCGAAGCACCGGCATCCCCGCGATGGGGCTGCCCGGGTCGGCGGCGGCCGGGTTGACCGTGTCGTTGGCGCCGATGACGAGCACCACCGACGTCCCGGCGAAGTCGTCGTTGATCTCGTCCATCTCCAGCACGATGTCGTACGGCACGTTCGCCTCGGCCAGCAGCACGTTCATGTGGCCGGGCAGCCGCCCGGCGACGGGGTGGATGCCGAAGCGCACCCGCGTGCCGCGGGCGCGCAGCAGCCGGGTCAGCTCGGCGACCGGCCCCTGCGCCTGGGCGACGGCCATGCCGTACCCGGGCGTGATGATCACCGAGGTGGCCTCACGCAGCAGCGCCGCGGTCTCGACCGCGCTGGTCTCGTGGTGCGTGCCGAGGTCGGTGTCGTCGACCGGCCCCGCCTCGATCCCGAACCCGCCCGCGATGACGGAGATGA is a window from the Catellatospora sp. TT07R-123 genome containing:
- a CDS encoding lipopolysaccharide assembly protein LapB; amino-acid sequence: MSDDVEDDLRRAEALLSVGRHDAAGEVLARVLARRPDSYQALCQLARVEFERGDYAAMLAAADAAVAAAPGSDWAHRLRSMALRHSGRVAAAAGAAAEAVRLAPGNWACHVSVASCELAYPSESGVRAAYRAAARAVVLAPHQPDTHLTLGRVHAAAFDSPNAQACYGRALALDPDFVAARNDLAVEQLRTGRYSAAGRQLIDVLAGDPHLKVVQHNLGLAVRAWLGRWADLAAAAWVVVLVLTMTLDNTVDRVASGVLAAALGAGAVWSYRRLPATMRRMVRRRPGRGEFALAMVWVSSVLLFAGLVVRAVAATDGLRSAAGLLVVFAVGRVFATGVRAYHRLFEAAHRRTRRWRHRAFLRRHAAEPGFAAELAPGRGAGLSARVRMVPPTALTWGSVAVIVLILVAVRVVRML
- the gcvH gene encoding glycine cleavage system protein GcvH, whose product is MSIPQQLKYTREHEWLAADGDTATVGITAFAADALGDVVYVELPRPGQLVAAGEPCGEVESTKSVSELYAPADGEVVAVNEAVAADPGLLNTDPYGQGWLFRLRLATAPDLLDAAAYAALTGEAA
- a CDS encoding 26S protease regulatory subunit, which translates into the protein MNDPALIDSLRAAVAARPDDHRLRLHLAELLLGAGRGAEAVGEAATVLAGDPQNAAARAVMAAAIGAPAAPAAPADPAPAADPAPRPGASPDWAAWERDLGEVVPAGYAVDDDAEPVAGEQDRMFDVEQSGVRLSDVGGLVDVKKRLELSFLGPLRNPELRSLYRKSLRGGLLLYGPPGCGKTFLARAVAGEMGARLINLSIVDVLNMWIGSSERNLHEIFQAARRNAPCVVFLDEIDALGHKRSQMASSAMRTLVNQLLAELDGMDGDNEGVFVLAATNAPWDVDPALRRPGRFDRTVLVLPPDAPARTAILQRLLRDRPIEGIDLKRIVAATEDYSGADLSHLCDTAAEYAMHDSITSGEVRQMRQGDFDHALREVRPSTGAWLSSSRNVVAYGNEDGTYDDLAAYLKKRRML
- the glyA gene encoding serine hydroxymethyltransferase produces the protein MSVLDRPLAEFDPEVHAALRAELDRQRDTLEMIASENFAPLAVLQAQGSVLTNKYAEGYPGRRYYGGCEHVDVVERLAVERVKALFGAAYANVQPHSGAQANAAAMMALIQPGDTILGLDLAHGGHLTHGMRINFSGKLYRAVGYRVREDDGLVDLAEVERLAHEHRPALLIAGWSAYPRHLDFAAFRRIADAVGARLMVDMAHFAGLVAAGLHPNPVPYADVVTTTTHKTLGGPRGGVVLTDREDVARKVDSAVFPGQQGGPLEHVIAAKAVAFKMAAQPEFADRQRRTVAGARLLAARLAAADVAAAGVEVLTGGTDVHLVLVDLRRCPLDGRQAEDRLHEVGITVNRNAVPGDPRPPMVTSGLRIGTAALAARGFTEPDFAEVADIVAQALLPSYGEQTARLLRDRVAKLAAAHPLYPGL
- a CDS encoding WD40 repeat domain-containing protein yields the protein MSDQQIAALFAAAPSAAEPPLPPGHLEQVLGAARRDRRRRRVTAALTAIVVLLLGGTAVAFVPGGFTPPVEPAVGPAGLPDEIAGYSPLTGLVSQSPPGRALMLYGYGNSELFNTYQTLVLGADGDVYRQVDAARDTSGMWLLSPDGRFIVLGDDTRVTSAVTVVDLATGDPHEVPLGRSGGVIPLALSPDGDILAYSLSDAKPLEGDLNNRVSGVLQQYASNHSTLMLLNLRTGQTTATDTSPVAAVSFAPDGQRMAVQSRSQTWLLGRDGQRIEQVPVPENYGITAQNAWSTDGTKLALNWWAHDSWGTDESFYPDLSPSGGFGVVSLDRPGTLVRPQAQVEHFLGWLSGTEWLGLSWDYGADTGALWAMPADGAEGRVLSRFDNAKRCEFGTQRCVPWEPVVAAGLIAGITVREAGWAERGPWPVPYRWAALVGLLVVAGVVLLVRRRGRRRRARRPAAS
- a CDS encoding SigE family RNA polymerase sigma factor; translation: MRADRERAFTEYAQGRALELRRTAYRLCGSWDEAHDLLQTALVRLYRHWERVAAADSPDAYVRRVLVNVYLQQRQSWWSRVVRAYAEPPEQPAPPDGVDGRLDLMAALARLAPGQRAVLVLRYWEGLDVAETASALGCSTGTVKSQSAYAIAALRRLMPDYVGGSK
- a CDS encoding metallophosphoesterase — its product is MRRPLDRIALISDVHGNLTALEAVLDDIDARGITRIFNLGDYVGKGPRGREVIDLCRQRCEVNILGNWDDALPDPARTFDSPALAWWLAQLAPGQGEWLRALPFSHDFTMSGRRVRLFHASSTSVHTRIRFDHDEAQFLSLFDNTPATGDGPPPTVVGYGDTHDPYYEVDRWRRTVFNTGSVGNSMDDPTPVYVILEGAFGSEAEAPFSIQFVRVPYDAEAELAVARELGMPEYGGWESELRHGIYRGEAGDPAGPSYHRRPYPA
- the gcvT gene encoding glycine cleavage system aminomethyltransferase GcvT; translated protein: MSATAPPAARACPDDGTAGPEPALRTTPLHEVHVALGAVLTAFAGWTMPLRYGSELAEHHAVRSSAGLFDLSHMGQLEVTGADAAAFLDYALVGRLSAVQPGRARYTMLCAPDGGVLDDLVVYRLEPQRYLVVANAANTAAVLAELVARTAGFGADVADVSDRWALIAVQGPRAAAILAPLTGADLPSLRYYAVDVAWLAGRPVLLARTGYTGEDGFEIYCAPADAAAIWTAVTAAGAGHGLVPAGLACRDTLRLEAGMPLYGHELTAEVSPYQAGLGRVVAHDKPGFVGREALAARREQAADVLVGLVSGGRRAPRPGYAVLDPDTGARVGTVTSGAPSPTLGRPIALAYVAADRCAVGTVLTADIRGSHETVTVVELPFYRRTQEGRR